A window of Spiroplasma syrphidicola EA-1 contains these coding sequences:
- the gltX gene encoding glutamate--tRNA ligase yields the protein MGNKVRLRYAPSPTGYLHIGNTRTALFNYLLAKHYDGDFILRIEDTDTERNVEGAEASQLDNLRWLGIEPDETIDKPGKYGPYRQLERLDIYQKYAEQFLAAKQAYYCFCSSEALEKSREEQIANGNVAPTYDLKCYHLSPEQVAEQLALGTPKSIRFHVPENQTYQFNDMVRGAVSFEAKDLGDWIILKSSGIPTYNFAVAVDDYLMEITHVIRGEEHISNTPRQLMIYDALGVTPPIFGHLTLIVNEQHKKLSKRDGHLMQFISQYRDLGYLPEAIFNFIALLGWSPKGEEEIFTKTELIKIFDEERFSKSPSMFDVKKLTWINSLYLKKMTDEDYLAFVRPFLTAAYDLTNKSEGWLEMLMLIFKKELQYGQEIVELAKPFFVAPTSLNPATLTMLKSLPGDHQWLNSFRDDLSKISDWNEGAIKTLITECGQKHQLKGKDLFMPIRIFTSYQEHGPELAKVIYLIGKEQVINNINNLISKDV from the coding sequence ATGGGAAACAAAGTTAGATTACGTTATGCACCAAGTCCAACCGGTTATTTACACATTGGAAATACGCGGACAGCATTATTTAATTATTTATTAGCCAAACATTATGATGGCGATTTTATTTTACGAATTGAAGATACTGATACAGAACGAAACGTTGAGGGGGCGGAAGCATCACAGTTAGATAATTTACGCTGATTAGGAATTGAACCAGATGAAACAATTGATAAACCAGGGAAATATGGTCCTTATCGTCAATTAGAACGCCTTGATATTTACCAAAAATATGCTGAGCAATTTTTAGCAGCAAAACAAGCATATTATTGTTTTTGTTCATCAGAAGCGTTGGAAAAATCCCGCGAAGAACAAATTGCTAATGGGAATGTTGCGCCAACATATGATTTAAAATGCTATCATTTATCACCAGAGCAAGTTGCCGAACAATTAGCATTGGGGACACCAAAAAGCATTCGTTTTCATGTTCCTGAAAATCAAACATATCAATTTAATGATATGGTTCGGGGGGCGGTGTCTTTTGAAGCGAAAGACTTAGGAGATTGAATTATTTTAAAATCGTCAGGAATACCAACCTATAATTTTGCTGTTGCGGTTGATGATTATTTAATGGAAATTACACATGTTATTCGAGGGGAAGAACATATTTCAAATACTCCGCGTCAATTAATGATTTATGATGCATTAGGAGTAACACCACCAATTTTTGGTCATTTAACGTTAATTGTTAATGAACAACATAAAAAATTATCAAAACGCGATGGGCACTTAATGCAATTTATTAGTCAATATCGTGATTTAGGTTATTTACCAGAAGCAATTTTTAATTTTATTGCTTTATTAGGTTGATCACCAAAAGGGGAAGAAGAAATTTTTACAAAAACAGAATTAATTAAAATTTTTGATGAAGAGCGTTTTAGTAAATCACCAAGTATGTTTGATGTTAAAAAATTAACATGAATAAATAGTTTATACTTGAAAAAAATGACTGATGAAGATTATTTAGCGTTTGTCCGCCCATTTTTAACAGCAGCTTATGATTTAACTAATAAAAGTGAAGGATGATTAGAAATGCTGATGCTAATCTTTAAAAAAGAATTACAATATGGTCAAGAAATTGTCGAATTGGCAAAACCGTTTTTTGTTGCGCCAACAAGTTTAAATCCCGCAACCTTAACAATGTTAAAATCTTTACCAGGAGATCATCAATGATTGAATAGTTTTCGTGATGATTTAAGCAAAATTAGTGATTGAAATGAAGGGGCGATTAAGACTTTAATTACTGAATGCGGTCAAAAACATCAGTTAAAAGGGAAAGATTTATTTATGCCAATTCGTATTTTTACCTCATATCAAGAACATGGACCAGAATTAGCAAAAGTTATTTATTTAATTGGGAAAGAGCAAGTTATTAACAATATTAATAACTTAATTAGTAAAGATGTCTAA
- a CDS encoding HD domain-containing protein — translation MSKPPLIIRDSVHGDMTIKEQVAIELINSKEFQRLRRINQLAGGQFVFPSASHTRFSHCLGVYYLISKFLQTKPFYEKYNERQQLLVKLAGLMHDIGHGPFSHTFEQIGIVTKTNISHESYSSLIISSPSTEVNQILQKYLEPSEIEELCQMIEGNHQDPILSSLVSSQIDADRMDYLLRDAMTSGVAYGHLDWQWIIRNVAIMENKLVFPEKVLYAIESYLIGRYHMYKQIYLHPISLGFDLTFRQLFQRLYDLQQRNYCFKNQEIITLLKPLLAGEMLDVETYCDLDDYSLFSALKKLATEDDEILQDLVMMLTTRNFFRLVDSEKINHEEIAKKLQKKYKTDYNYFMVSYDLKSVKLYNSTVKPIYIATKNGIKLFDEVSEIIDSTKSMANDKKYYFTIGAVLK, via the coding sequence ATGTCTAAACCACCGCTAATAATTCGCGATAGTGTTCATGGGGATATGACAATTAAAGAACAAGTAGCAATTGAATTAATTAATAGTAAAGAATTTCAACGTTTACGTCGGATTAATCAATTGGCGGGTGGGCAATTTGTGTTTCCAAGTGCTTCGCATACCCGTTTTTCACATTGTTTAGGAGTTTATTATTTAATTTCAAAGTTTTTACAAACAAAACCATTTTATGAAAAGTATAATGAACGGCAACAATTATTAGTTAAGTTGGCAGGGTTAATGCATGATATTGGCCATGGTCCTTTTTCCCATACTTTTGAACAAATCGGAATCGTTACAAAAACAAATATTTCCCATGAAAGTTATTCATCATTAATTATTAGTTCACCCTCAACCGAAGTTAACCAAATTTTGCAAAAATATTTAGAACCTTCTGAAATTGAAGAATTATGTCAAATGATTGAAGGAAATCATCAAGACCCAATTTTATCATCCTTAGTATCATCGCAAATTGATGCTGATCGGATGGATTATTTGTTACGCGATGCGATGACAAGTGGGGTGGCTTATGGTCATTTAGATTGGCAATGAATTATTCGTAATGTGGCAATTATGGAAAATAAGCTAGTTTTTCCAGAAAAAGTATTGTATGCGATTGAATCATATTTAATTGGACGTTACCATATGTACAAACAAATCTATTTACATCCAATTAGTTTAGGGTTTGATTTAACATTCCGCCAATTATTTCAACGGTTATATGATTTACAGCAAAGAAATTATTGTTTTAAAAATCAGGAGATAATTACGTTGTTAAAACCACTATTAGCGGGCGAAATGCTTGATGTGGAAACTTATTGTGACTTAGATGATTATAGTTTATTTAGCGCTTTGAAAAAATTAGCAACAGAAGATGATGAAATTTTACAAGATTTGGTAATGATGTTAACAACAAGGAATTTTTTCCGCTTAGTTGATAGCGAAAAAATAAATCACGAAGAAATTGCAAAAAAATTGCAAAAAAAATACAAAACCGATTATAATTACTTTATGGTTTCCTATGATTTAAAATCAGTGAAATTATATAATAGCACAGTAAAGCCGATTTATATTGCGACAAAAAATGGGATAAAGTTGTTTGATGAAGTATCAGAGATTATTGATTCAACTAAATCAATGGCTAATGATAAAAAATATTATTTTACAATTGGAGCAGTACTAAAATAG
- the rpoE gene encoding DNA-directed RNA polymerase subunit delta: protein MNDNIELLDLVYDYLKNSQQSDTFENIWNEIASKSDITVHGNSKEDIIAELYTDLVLDNRFVLTSEGMWALRELIKYDDIKKQYDYTDQFETTEEFEDIDLDEEYEDEEDLIDSLEFDEDVEDDNDDETEDFVEIDVDDLGETDYSVDDDDETVAAKLGITEEIDWKALEKEMEENN from the coding sequence ATGAACGATAATATAGAATTATTAGATTTAGTATATGACTATTTAAAAAATTCACAACAAAGTGATACATTTGAAAATATTTGAAATGAAATTGCATCAAAAAGTGATATCACAGTCCACGGAAATAGTAAAGAAGACATTATTGCTGAATTATATACCGATTTAGTGTTAGATAATCGTTTTGTTTTAACAAGTGAAGGAATGTGAGCATTACGTGAACTTATTAAATATGATGATATTAAAAAACAATATGATTATACTGATCAGTTTGAAACAACAGAGGAATTTGAAGATATTGATTTAGATGAAGAATATGAAGATGAAGAAGATCTAATTGATAGTTTAGAGTTTGATGAAGATGTTGAAGATGACAATGATGATGAAACAGAAGATTTTGTTGAAATTGATGTTGATGATTTAGGAGAAACAGATTACTCAGTTGATGACGATGATGAGACTGTTGCGGCTAAATTAGGAATTACTGAAGAAATTGATTGAAAAGCTTTGGAAAAAGAAATGGAAGAAAATAATTAA
- a CDS encoding CTP synthase: protein MAKYIFVTGGVVSGLGKGITASSLGVLLKASGLKVFMQKFDPYLNVDPGTMSPYQHGEVYVTADGAETDLDLGHYERFIDENLTRDSNITSGLIYKNVIEKERRGDYEGQTVQVVPHITNEIKNKVYSAAEKSGADVIITEIGGTVGDIESLPFIEAIRQVKMEQGGKNVIFMHVSLVPYIAASQEAKTKPTQHSVRELLSLGIQPDIVVARTEHHLEESVIDKIALFCNISSKHVLVAADAKTIYDVPLKLYEQNAQHVVSDLLNLNITKTDMGAWENFLSKIDCSAKEITIKLVGKYIELPDAYLSVSESLRIAGFENGVRIKIDWIKADDVTADNVDEILKDAMAILVPGGFGERGFEGKILAVQYAREHKIPFLGICFGMQAAVVEYARNVCGISDANSSELKTTNNPLIDIIEGKAKDDALGGTLRLGNYKATLQPGTLAAELYQQTEVLERHRHRYEFNNKYREQLETAGMIFSGIYEKENLVEIIELKDHPFFIASQYHPEFTSRPNKPNPLFNGFIKAAITKNQNS, encoded by the coding sequence ATGGCAAAATATATATTTGTAACAGGGGGAGTTGTTTCAGGGTTAGGAAAAGGAATAACGGCTTCGTCACTAGGAGTCTTGTTGAAAGCTAGTGGCCTAAAAGTGTTTATGCAAAAATTTGACCCCTATTTAAATGTTGACCCGGGAACGATGAGTCCTTATCAGCATGGTGAAGTTTATGTTACAGCGGATGGAGCAGAAACGGACTTAGATTTAGGACATTATGAACGTTTTATTGATGAAAATTTAACACGTGATTCAAACATTACATCAGGGTTAATTTATAAAAACGTGATTGAAAAGGAACGTCGTGGTGATTATGAAGGACAAACTGTGCAAGTTGTGCCCCATATTACTAATGAAATTAAAAATAAAGTTTATTCAGCAGCCGAAAAATCAGGCGCTGATGTGATTATTACTGAAATTGGTGGAACAGTTGGTGATATTGAATCGCTACCATTTATTGAGGCGATTCGTCAGGTAAAAATGGAGCAAGGTGGTAAAAATGTTATTTTTATGCATGTTTCATTGGTTCCTTATATTGCTGCTTCACAAGAGGCGAAAACAAAACCAACCCAGCATTCAGTTCGGGAATTATTATCATTAGGGATTCAACCTGATATTGTCGTGGCCCGAACTGAACATCACTTAGAAGAAAGCGTAATTGATAAAATTGCTTTATTCTGTAATATTAGTAGTAAACATGTCTTAGTGGCGGCAGACGCAAAAACAATTTATGATGTCCCATTAAAATTATATGAACAAAATGCTCAACATGTTGTTAGTGACTTGTTAAATTTAAACATTACAAAAACCGATATGGGGGCATGAGAAAACTTTTTAAGTAAAATTGATTGCTCAGCAAAAGAAATTACGATTAAATTAGTCGGGAAATACATCGAATTACCAGATGCCTATCTGTCAGTTAGTGAATCACTACGAATTGCTGGCTTTGAAAATGGGGTCCGCATTAAAATTGATTGAATTAAAGCTGATGATGTTACTGCTGACAATGTTGATGAGATATTAAAAGATGCAATGGCAATTTTAGTTCCTGGTGGTTTTGGAGAACGTGGTTTTGAAGGCAAAATTCTTGCTGTTCAGTATGCTCGGGAACATAAAATTCCCTTTTTAGGAATTTGTTTTGGAATGCAAGCAGCGGTTGTTGAATATGCTCGTAATGTTTGTGGAATTAGTGATGCAAATAGTTCCGAGTTAAAAACAACAAATAATCCGTTAATTGATATTATTGAAGGAAAAGCAAAAGATGATGCTCTTGGGGGAACTTTACGTTTAGGAAACTATAAAGCAACCTTACAACCAGGAACATTAGCAGCTGAACTTTATCAACAAACAGAAGTGCTAGAACGTCATCGTCATCGTTATGAATTTAATAATAAATATCGTGAACAATTAGAAACCGCTGGAATGATTTTTAGTGGGATTTATGAAAAAGAAAACTTGGTTGAAATTATTGAATTAAAAGATCATCCGTTCTTTATCGCTTCGCAATATCATCCCGAATTTACTTCGCGACCAAATAAACCAAATCCGTTATTTAATGGTTTCATTAAAGCAGCGATTACAAAAAATCAAAATTCATAA
- a CDS encoding adenylosuccinate synthase: MSTEKYSTLAVVGSQWGDEGKGKITDYFAQKADFVVRWAGGDNAGHTIVIDGVKYKLSLVPSGIFNQNSINVIGTGCVINLRKLITEIKYLKEHGINCQNLRISNRAHLIFPYHMKIDELQEEYRQDQKIGTTKKGIGPCYQDKAERIGIRVGDLFDPQNFYTQLERNLKFKNEVLTKIFGAEPFSAQEIYDEYLGLFAEIKELVTDTSFLIDNAIKAEKKVLFEGAQGVMLDLDHGTYPFVTSSNPSAASIPTGVGIAPRYINNVIGIVKAYNTRVGTGAFPSEIFGETADYIREVGKEYGTVSGRPRRIGWFDAVLMKHSLRTSGYTSMAIMLLDVLTTIEEIKICVGYQYNGQTIDYIPSTIKEYEKCEPVWITMPGWKEDITNVTAFSQLPLNAQQYLNKLAEIVGVTISLFSVGPDRKQTILLDEEIF, translated from the coding sequence ATGAGTACAGAAAAATATTCAACCCTAGCGGTTGTTGGAAGTCAATGAGGAGATGAAGGGAAGGGGAAGATTACCGATTATTTTGCTCAAAAAGCTGATTTTGTTGTTCGTTGAGCTGGTGGGGATAATGCTGGCCATACGATAGTGATTGATGGGGTAAAATACAAGTTAAGTTTAGTACCATCGGGAATTTTTAATCAAAACTCAATTAATGTAATTGGGACAGGATGTGTAATTAATTTACGAAAATTAATTACAGAAATTAAATATTTAAAAGAACATGGCATTAATTGTCAAAATTTACGTATTAGTAATCGTGCTCATTTAATTTTTCCATATCATATGAAAATTGATGAACTACAAGAAGAATATCGTCAAGATCAAAAAATTGGGACAACAAAAAAAGGGATTGGACCATGTTATCAAGATAAAGCGGAACGAATTGGAATTAGAGTTGGGGATTTATTTGATCCACAAAACTTTTATACCCAGTTAGAACGTAATTTAAAATTTAAAAACGAAGTATTAACAAAAATCTTTGGGGCAGAACCATTTTCAGCCCAAGAAATTTATGACGAATATTTAGGGTTATTTGCGGAAATTAAGGAATTAGTTACAGATACATCATTTTTAATTGATAATGCTATCAAGGCGGAGAAAAAGGTTTTATTTGAAGGAGCCCAAGGGGTAATGTTAGATTTAGATCATGGGACATATCCATTTGTTACATCATCAAATCCTTCAGCAGCATCAATTCCAACGGGAGTTGGGATTGCACCGCGCTATATTAATAATGTAATTGGGATTGTAAAAGCTTATAATACTCGTGTTGGAACAGGAGCTTTTCCATCTGAAATTTTTGGGGAAACTGCTGACTACATCCGCGAAGTTGGAAAAGAATATGGGACAGTTTCGGGCCGTCCCCGTCGAATTGGCTGATTTGATGCTGTTTTAATGAAGCATTCACTACGTACTAGTGGTTATACAAGTATGGCAATTATGTTATTAGATGTCTTAACAACAATTGAAGAAATTAAAATTTGTGTTGGTTATCAATACAATGGTCAAACAATTGACTATATTCCAAGTACGATTAAAGAATATGAAAAATGTGAACCAGTTTGAATTACAATGCCTGGATGAAAAGAAGATATTACAAATGTTACGGCTTTTAGCCAATTGCCACTTAACGCGCAACAATATTTAAATAAATTAGCCGAAATTGTTGGAGTGACAATTAGTTTATTCTCGGTTGGGCCCGATCGTAAACAAACAATTTTATTAGATGAGGAGATTTTTTAA
- the purB gene encoding adenylosuccinate lyase, whose amino-acid sequence MIERYQVPEISAIWNDDHKYAIWAKIELLVCEGWAALGIIPASDIGKMATNLKVDLPRMLELEEETKHDVVAFTRMLSESLEAEKRWIHFGLTSTDIVDTSQNYLMMQSNLIVLEQLQQLSNILKTKAEAYRHQLIMGRTHGMFAEPTSLGLKFLLWYEELQRCLAQFKQGAKNVAVVKISGSVGNFAHIEPAVEEFVAKKLGMASDPITTQVTSRDRHVSLFTAFGQIASLLEKMAIEFRHFQRTEVGELAEGFSKQQKGSSSMPHKKNPISSENICGLARLIRSNMQVTFENNLLWHERDISHSSNERIIIPDTYHLVVYTVKRMINVITNIVVNEERIANNITQARGIYFSQVILTAIIKETNYSREEIYDFIQKCTLLAQAEQQDFKTVLINNGVEKYYPLAKLEELFDIKYFLRNVDKIYQRVLG is encoded by the coding sequence ATGATTGAACGTTATCAAGTTCCAGAAATTAGTGCAATTTGAAATGATGATCATAAATATGCAATTTGAGCCAAAATTGAATTGCTTGTTTGTGAAGGATGAGCTGCGCTTGGGATAATCCCTGCAAGTGATATAGGTAAAATGGCAACTAACTTAAAAGTTGATTTGCCCCGGATGTTAGAGCTTGAAGAAGAAACAAAACATGATGTTGTTGCTTTTACAAGGATGTTATCAGAATCATTAGAAGCGGAAAAACGCTGAATCCATTTTGGTTTAACTTCAACAGATATTGTTGATACAAGCCAAAACTATTTAATGATGCAATCAAACTTAATTGTTTTAGAGCAATTACAACAGTTAAGTAATATTTTAAAAACTAAGGCCGAAGCATATCGTCACCAATTGATTATGGGTCGCACCCATGGGATGTTTGCTGAACCAACATCACTAGGTTTAAAATTTTTATTATGGTATGAGGAATTACAACGTTGTTTAGCCCAATTTAAACAAGGAGCAAAGAATGTTGCTGTTGTTAAAATTTCTGGTTCTGTTGGAAACTTTGCTCATATTGAACCTGCTGTTGAAGAATTTGTCGCCAAAAAATTAGGAATGGCCAGTGATCCAATTACGACCCAAGTTACTTCACGTGATCGCCATGTTAGTTTATTTACTGCTTTTGGTCAAATTGCTAGTTTATTAGAAAAAATGGCAATTGAGTTTCGTCATTTCCAACGAACAGAAGTGGGAGAATTAGCAGAAGGATTTAGTAAACAACAAAAAGGTTCATCTTCAATGCCTCATAAAAAAAATCCGATTAGTTCCGAAAACATTTGTGGTTTAGCACGATTAATTCGTAGTAATATGCAAGTTACTTTTGAAAATAATTTATTATGACATGAACGTGATATTTCTCATAGTAGTAATGAACGAATTATTATTCCGGATACTTATCATTTAGTTGTCTATACGGTAAAACGAATGATAAATGTTATTACTAATATTGTTGTTAATGAAGAACGGATTGCTAATAATATTACGCAAGCACGGGGAATTTATTTTAGCCAAGTTATTTTAACAGCGATTATCAAAGAAACAAATTATTCACGCGAAGAAATTTATGATTTTATTCAGAAGTGTACGTTATTAGCGCAAGCAGAGCAACAAGACTTTAAAACAGTTTTAATTAACAATGGTGTTGAAAAATATTACCCATTGGCAAAATTAGAAGAATTGTTTGACATAAAATACTTTTTACGAAATGTTGATAAAATTTATCAACGGGTATTAGGATAA
- the pth gene encoding aminoacyl-tRNA hydrolase: protein MKLIVGLGNPGGEYQLTRHNVGFLAIDRLVAKYQAQGPKQGFDGLYWETKINGEKVFFLQPQTYINLSGKSVGAMQHFFKIPTSDLLIIYDDKDIEFGKIKLRPTGSSAGHNGIKDLINKLGTEKFCRIKIGIGNNRLIAMHNWVLGKFSPQELGTLENEVFVKTTELVGKYLEQNISFEKLMSEYNGK from the coding sequence ATGAAATTAATTGTCGGATTAGGAAACCCAGGGGGAGAATACCAGTTGACGCGCCATAATGTCGGCTTTTTAGCGATTGATCGATTAGTGGCGAAATACCAAGCGCAAGGCCCAAAGCAAGGTTTTGATGGATTATATTGGGAAACTAAAATTAATGGGGAAAAAGTATTTTTCCTTCAACCCCAAACTTATATTAATTTAAGTGGGAAAAGTGTTGGGGCGATGCAACATTTTTTCAAAATTCCAACAAGTGATTTATTAATTATTTATGATGATAAAGATATTGAATTTGGCAAAATTAAATTACGACCAACAGGATCAAGCGCTGGTCATAATGGGATTAAAGATTTAATTAATAAGTTAGGGACAGAAAAATTTTGTCGGATTAAAATTGGGATTGGCAATAATAGGTTAATTGCGATGCATAATTGAGTGCTTGGCAAGTTTTCACCACAAGAATTAGGAACTTTAGAAAATGAAGTTTTTGTTAAAACAACCGAATTAGTTGGAAAATATCTTGAACAAAATATTAGTTTTGAAAAGTTAATGAGTGAGTATAATGGCAAATAG
- the rsmI gene encoding 16S rRNA (cytidine(1402)-2'-O)-methyltransferase, producing the protein MANRVKQYSFKSTLPTVYLVATPIGNLGEMTPRAVDVLTNQVAKIYCEDTRNTLKLLNHFGIHKELISLNKDNEKERYTKIAGDLANNLSIAIVSDAGYPLISDPGYYIINNLIADQNCNIVPVSGANAALNALVASGLNPTHFLFYGFLAAQGVKKKEQLASLHEFPYTTIFYESPHRLLATLALIEQQWGNRLCCVVKELTKIHEQFYRGPITELLTILPTEANLEQGEYVIVVAGYDLATNKARPGDFELVEEVDFLIKNNNYRIKQAIDIIANKYDISKNILYNMYHKSIGDEDNETKS; encoded by the coding sequence ATGGCAAATAGGGTTAAACAATATAGTTTTAAAAGTACATTACCAACTGTTTATTTAGTGGCGACCCCAATTGGAAACTTAGGGGAAATGACACCGCGGGCTGTTGATGTTTTAACAAATCAAGTGGCAAAAATTTATTGTGAAGATACGCGCAATACCCTAAAGCTCTTAAACCATTTTGGGATTCATAAGGAATTAATTTCATTAAATAAAGATAATGAAAAAGAACGTTATACGAAGATTGCCGGGGATTTAGCTAATAATCTTTCAATTGCCATTGTTAGTGATGCTGGTTATCCATTAATTAGTGATCCTGGCTATTATATTATCAATAACTTAATTGCTGATCAGAATTGTAATATTGTCCCGGTGTCAGGGGCTAATGCGGCTTTAAATGCTTTAGTTGCTTCAGGGTTAAATCCGACCCACTTTTTGTTTTATGGTTTTTTAGCAGCACAAGGGGTTAAGAAAAAAGAACAATTGGCTAGTTTACACGAATTTCCATACACAACGATTTTTTATGAAAGTCCGCACCGGCTATTGGCAACTTTAGCATTAATTGAGCAACAATGAGGTAATCGGTTGTGTTGTGTTGTCAAAGAATTAACGAAAATTCATGAGCAGTTTTATCGCGGACCAATTACTGAATTATTAACAATCTTACCAACAGAAGCAAATCTTGAACAAGGGGAATATGTTATTGTTGTAGCGGGTTATGATTTAGCAACTAATAAAGCTAGGCCAGGAGATTTCGAACTTGTCGAGGAAGTTGATTTTTTAATCAAAAATAATAATTATCGAATTAAGCAAGCAATTGATATTATTGCAAATAAATATGATATTAGTAAAAATATTTTATATAATATGTATCATAAAAGTATAGGTGATGAAGACAATGAAACAAAAAGCTAA
- a CDS encoding arginine deiminase: MAGKYAINVYSEIGNLKTVLLHRPGDELANLSPDLLERLLFDDTPDLVVAQQEHDAFAKALKDNGVEVLYIEKLTEETITEHPHLREELLTKFLAESGANKEYLEELKKYLQKLSNKDLVNKMIAGVTKHELGVPVKDGYPLVVDPLPNILFQRDPFASIGNGATINHMFTVTRRRETLFIDLVLKHHARFKDQVNFWYDREENHSIEGGDILVLNEKALIIGVSQRTELEAIKKVAERIIADSSISYEKVIALDLKTKNRAFMHLDTVFTNIDYDKFIAHPLIFENINEFQIFEITKTGMNKIDKKLEDYLSEQVGKPVQFLKCGGDDPIAQAREQWNDGTNVLTIKPGEVIAYSRNHITVEILKKAGVKVHEIASSELSRGRGGPRCMSMPIWREDI, encoded by the coding sequence ATGGCAGGTAAATACGCTATTAATGTATATTCGGAAATAGGAAATTTAAAAACAGTATTATTACACCGTCCCGGTGATGAGTTGGCTAATTTGTCACCAGATCTTTTAGAAAGATTGTTATTTGATGACACCCCTGATTTGGTGGTAGCGCAACAAGAACATGATGCTTTTGCAAAAGCGTTAAAAGATAATGGTGTTGAGGTATTATATATTGAAAAGTTGACTGAAGAAACTATTACAGAGCATCCACATTTACGTGAAGAATTATTAACAAAATTTTTGGCAGAATCTGGAGCAAATAAGGAATATTTAGAAGAATTAAAAAAATATTTACAAAAATTATCTAACAAGGACTTAGTAAATAAAATGATTGCGGGAGTAACAAAACATGAACTAGGGGTACCAGTTAAAGATGGTTATCCATTAGTTGTTGACCCTCTTCCAAATATTTTATTCCAACGTGACCCATTTGCCTCAATTGGAAATGGGGCAACAATTAACCATATGTTTACCGTAACAAGAAGACGAGAAACTTTATTTATTGATCTTGTTTTAAAACATCACGCCCGTTTTAAAGACCAAGTAAACTTTTGATATGATCGCGAAGAAAACCACAGTATTGAAGGGGGAGACATTTTAGTTTTAAATGAAAAAGCCTTAATTATTGGGGTTTCACAACGAACAGAATTAGAAGCAATTAAAAAAGTGGCGGAAAGAATTATTGCTGATAGCTCAATTTCATATGAAAAAGTTATTGCTTTAGATTTAAAAACAAAAAACCGTGCTTTTATGCATTTAGATACCGTTTTCACAAACATTGATTATGATAAATTTATTGCTCACCCGCTAATTTTTGAAAACATCAATGAATTCCAAATTTTTGAAATTACAAAAACTGGAATGAATAAAATTGATAAAAAATTAGAAGACTATTTATCAGAACAAGTTGGGAAACCAGTTCAGTTCTTAAAATGTGGTGGAGATGACCCAATTGCACAAGCGAGAGAACAATGAAATGATGGAACAAATGTTCTAACAATTAAACCAGGAGAAGTTATTGCATATTCCCGTAATCATATTACAGTGGAAATTTTGAAAAAAGCAGGAGTAAAAGTGCATGAAATTGCTTCATCAGAATTATCACGTGGTCGTGGTGGACCTCGTTGTATGTCAATGCCAATCTGGCGAGAAGATATTTAA